From a region of the Thermus caldilimi genome:
- a CDS encoding ABC transporter ATP-binding protein, producing the protein MERAPLLILEGIVKRFGEHEVVKGIDLEVFPGEILALLGPSGCGKTTLLRVVAGLENPEAGRIFLEGKEITSLPPEKRGIGFVFQDYALFPHLTALGNVAFGLKGKDRLERAKRALERVGMTLFQDRKPGELSGGQQQRIALARALAPGPKLVLLDEPFSSLDASLRTSTREEVRKILKETGTTALLVTHDQEEALSFADRLGVMRGGRLEQVGTPEEVYLRPKTPFVAQFLGRTNLLSGEGFGRHAETCLGPVPLAEPAHGPLLLSLRPEALRLLPPEAPEGALGQVLAREFKGHDLTYRVRLFSPEKEILVQEGPESPFRVGDRVRLKVVGKGVALEGHPSKTPVGAD; encoded by the coding sequence TTGGAGCGAGCGCCGCTTCTAATCCTGGAAGGCATCGTCAAGCGCTTCGGGGAGCACGAGGTGGTGAAGGGGATCGACCTCGAGGTCTTTCCCGGGGAGATCCTGGCCCTTTTGGGCCCCTCCGGCTGCGGCAAGACCACCCTCCTCAGGGTGGTGGCCGGGTTGGAAAACCCGGAAGCAGGGCGGATTTTCCTGGAAGGGAAAGAGATCACCTCCCTGCCCCCGGAAAAACGGGGCATCGGCTTCGTCTTCCAGGACTACGCCCTCTTCCCCCACCTCACTGCCCTCGGGAACGTGGCCTTTGGCCTTAAGGGGAAAGACCGCTTGGAGCGGGCCAAAAGGGCTCTGGAGCGGGTGGGGATGACCCTCTTCCAGGACCGAAAGCCTGGGGAACTTTCCGGAGGGCAGCAGCAGCGCATCGCCCTGGCCCGGGCCCTGGCCCCTGGGCCGAAGCTGGTCCTTTTGGACGAACCCTTTTCCAGCCTGGACGCAAGCCTTCGGACCAGCACCCGGGAGGAGGTGCGCAAAATCCTCAAGGAAACGGGCACCACCGCCCTTTTGGTCACCCACGACCAGGAAGAAGCCCTCTCCTTCGCCGACCGCTTAGGGGTGATGCGGGGAGGGAGGCTGGAGCAAGTGGGTACGCCGGAGGAGGTCTACCTAAGGCCCAAGACCCCTTTCGTGGCCCAGTTTTTAGGGCGCACCAACCTGCTTTCGGGGGAGGGGTTTGGCCGGCATGCGGAGACCTGCCTGGGCCCCGTGCCCCTGGCGGAACCCGCCCATGGACCCCTCCTCCTTTCCCTGCGCCCCGAGGCCCTAAGGCTTCTCCCCCCTGAGGCCCCGGAGGGCGCCTTGGGACAGGTCCTGGCCCGGGAGTTCAAGGGGCATGACCTCACCTACAGGGTGCGCCTTTTTTCCCCGGAGAAGGAGATCCTGGTGCAGGAGGGGCCGGAAAGCCCCTTCCGCGTGGGGGACCGGGTGCGGCTTAAGGTGGTGGGAAAAGGCGTGGCCCTCGAGGGGCACCCCTCCAAGACCCCGGTGGGTGCGGATTAA
- the truA gene encoding tRNA pseudouridine(38-40) synthase TruA, translated as MRRILILTEYEGTHFAGLQRQRPGLRTVQGELEKALVRIGALPKAVAAGRTDAGVHALAMPFHFDLPGRIPTERIPEALNRLLPEDLKVIAAKEVARDFHARKDALWRAYLYRLLLRPHPSPLLRHRALWVRHPLNLEALREALAHLPGRHNFLGFAKEEVRAGERELYEARLEEVEGEAGRELRFYFRSQSFLRGQVRGMVGTLLEVGLGRRSPESLKRILETADRRLAGPSAPPQGLYFLEAAYPPEKLSPR; from the coding sequence GTGCGCCGCATCCTGATCCTCACCGAGTACGAGGGCACCCATTTCGCCGGGCTTCAGCGCCAGCGCCCAGGCCTGCGCACCGTGCAGGGGGAGCTGGAAAAAGCCCTGGTCCGCATCGGGGCCCTCCCCAAGGCGGTGGCCGCAGGCCGCACCGACGCTGGGGTGCATGCCCTGGCCATGCCCTTCCACTTCGACCTCCCGGGACGAATCCCCACGGAGAGGATCCCCGAGGCCCTGAACCGCCTCCTCCCCGAGGACCTCAAGGTGATCGCCGCCAAGGAGGTGGCGCGGGACTTCCACGCCCGCAAGGACGCCCTCTGGCGGGCTTACCTTTACCGCCTCCTCCTGAGGCCCCACCCCTCCCCCCTCCTTCGCCACCGGGCCCTCTGGGTCCGCCACCCCCTGAACCTCGAGGCCCTGCGGGAAGCCCTGGCCCACCTCCCGGGCCGACATAACTTCCTGGGCTTCGCCAAGGAGGAGGTGCGGGCAGGGGAAAGGGAGCTTTACGAGGCCCGCCTGGAGGAGGTGGAAGGGGAAGCGGGTAGGGAGCTACGCTTCTACTTCCGGAGCCAAAGCTTCCTCCGGGGCCAGGTGCGGGGAATGGTGGGAACCCTCCTGGAGGTGGGCCTGGGCAGGCGCTCCCCGGAAAGCCTTAAGCGCATCCTGGAAACCGCCGACCGCCGCCTGGCGGGCCCCAGCGCCCCGCCCCAGGGGCTTTACTTCCTCGAGGCCGCCTATCCCCCGGAAAAGCTATCCCCTCGGTAG